The following coding sequences are from one Mycoplasma tullyi window:
- a CDS encoding FIVAR domain-containing protein, giving the protein MKRRNILKFVSLLSAGSFVMLAAASCTQPNNTNQNPNSGSTPTTPTDPSQELAAAKTALSLLLDTKNQNIQMYVDYAKIQDTLIKAYDTAKDVLDDTASTTQNLKDATTVLESAISTAEKAKTDFDTKNSALVTAYNSLKESLKVEDTILASVEEANYSAIKENLVALYSQAKAIVKTTLDPITGNIPQAKSVMDISQPLANAIMRNNAWKQNADNLVNSFIKQTLVKKDLTGVSQTAEQPGNYSFVGYSVDVDNANWSFAKRQVWSSLVDHLAPAVADDENKPVTPLTDVSWIYSLAGDNAKYTLNFRYFGAQQQTAYLYFPYKLVKTGDSSTVGLQYSLNGGEAQQISFAESSGAGASDDSGGESQAMPSSAHMNSTPTVDDIKVAKIALSNLKFNSNTVEFSVPSGKVAPMIGNMYITSSDKVENKDKIYSDMFGNTYNKETDPTAVTVDLLKGYSLATSYNIFVQQFKNLMQDNNQISKPVYLVGFIGGAQTRFQNKMISEFTNSKDNPNKNDGERTFTIYVNAPQAGNYYISGSYITTQREPRSVRFEAKDKSTNSVAITVMSDTNFETLKTFDTSSTLTTVISQNSNKTLNLQKGLNKIVITSVDGKDTPFIGNLTFTLMGEAANPSANNGN; this is encoded by the coding sequence ATGAAAAGAAGAAATATATTGAAGTTTGTTAGTTTATTAAGTGCTGGTTCTTTTGTGATGTTAGCAGCTGCAAGCTGTACTCAACCTAACAATACAAATCAAAATCCTAATTCAGGATCAACTCCTACAACTCCTACTGATCCTAGTCAAGAATTAGCAGCTGCTAAAACTGCTTTATCATTATTACTTGATACCAAAAATCAGAATATTCAAATGTATGTTGATTATGCAAAGATTCAAGATACTTTAATAAAAGCATATGATACTGCTAAAGACGTTCTAGACGATACAGCTTCAACTACTCAAAATCTTAAAGATGCTACAACAGTACTAGAATCGGCCATTTCTACTGCTGAGAAAGCTAAAACAGATTTTGATACTAAAAACAGTGCATTAGTAACTGCATATAATAGTTTAAAAGAATCACTAAAGGTAGAAGATACTATTTTAGCTTCTGTTGAAGAAGCTAACTATTCTGCAATTAAAGAAAACCTTGTTGCCTTATATTCTCAAGCTAAAGCTATTGTTAAAACCACTTTAGACCCTATTACAGGCAACATTCCCCAAGCTAAGAGTGTAATGGACATTAGTCAACCTCTTGCTAATGCCATTATGAGAAATAATGCTTGAAAACAAAATGCTGATAATTTAGTTAATAGTTTTATTAAACAAACTCTAGTTAAAAAAGATTTAACTGGAGTTAGTCAAACTGCAGAACAACCTGGTAATTACAGTTTTGTTGGTTATAGTGTTGATGTAGATAATGCAAATTGAAGTTTTGCTAAAAGACAAGTATGAAGTAGTTTAGTTGATCATTTAGCACCTGCAGTAGCTGATGATGAAAATAAACCAGTTACTCCTTTAACAGATGTTTCTTGAATTTACAGTTTGGCTGGTGATAATGCTAAATATACATTGAACTTCCGTTACTTTGGAGCTCAGCAACAAACGGCTTATTTATATTTCCCTTATAAGTTGGTTAAAACTGGAGATTCAAGTACTGTCGGACTTCAATATAGCTTAAATGGTGGTGAAGCTCAGCAAATTAGTTTTGCAGAAAGTTCAGGGGCTGGTGCAAGTGATGATTCTGGTGGCGAAAGCCAAGCTATGCCTAGTTCCGCTCACATGAATTCAACACCAACGGTTGATGATATTAAGGTCGCTAAAATCGCTTTATCAAATCTAAAATTCAATTCAAACACAGTTGAATTTAGTGTTCCATCAGGTAAGGTAGCTCCAATGATTGGTAATATGTATATTACTTCATCTGATAAAGTAGAGAATAAAGATAAGATCTATTCTGATATGTTTGGTAACACCTATAACAAGGAAACCGATCCAACAGCTGTAACTGTTGATTTATTAAAAGGTTATAGTCTTGCTACTAGCTACAATATTTTTGTTCAACAATTCAAAAATTTAATGCAAGACAATAACCAAATCTCTAAACCTGTTTATTTAGTAGGGTTTATTGGTGGTGCTCAAACGCGTTTTCAAAACAAAATGATATCAGAGTTTACTAACTCTAAAGATAATCCAAACAAGAATGATGGAGAAAGAACATTCACAATCTATGTAAATGCTCCACAAGCTGGAAATTATTATATTAGTGGATCATATATTACTACTCAAAGAGAACCAAGATCAGTAAGATTTGAAGCTAAAGATAAGTCTACTAATTCTGTAGCAATTACTGTAATGTCAGATACAAACTTTGAGACATTAAAAACTTTTGATACTTCATCAACACTTACGACTGTTATTTCACAGAACTCTAATAAAACCTTAAACTTACAGAAAGGTTTAAATAAAATTGTTATAACGAGTGTTGATGGTAAAGATACACCTTTTATAGGCAACTTAACATTTACGTTGATGGGTGAAGCTGCTAATCCGTCTGCTAATAATGGTAATTAA
- a CDS encoding FIVAR domain-containing protein, with product MKRKNVLKFVSLLSIGSFVTLTAASCTKETAPSQNTTSATEPSSRANEPSFERRMDTSERDATAARSSLVTLLASKAQNTGLYDDYAKIKDKLSRAYDSARRVLDSSSSTTQNLIDATSVLQTEINNAAKDKSDFDRANSKLVDEYEDLKTALEQETTILETVKDAKVKLALVALFKQAKNIVDKTLVPIDGNSPGVIQVTIVSEGLSKSIAGLKLANVFEGLKGLNTLNKGLKGLKALKGLRRMRMKMGMES from the coding sequence ATGAAAAGAAAAAACGTATTAAAATTTGTTAGTTTATTAAGTATTGGTTCGTTTGTAACCTTAACAGCTGCAAGCTGTACTAAAGAAACTGCTCCGTCTCAAAACACCACTTCTGCTACTGAACCTAGTAGTCGTGCTAATGAACCTAGTTTTGAAAGAAGAATGGACACTTCTGAAAGAGATGCAACAGCTGCTAGAAGTTCTTTAGTAACACTACTTGCTTCTAAAGCTCAAAACACTGGACTGTATGATGATTATGCAAAAATCAAAGATAAACTATCAAGAGCATATGATTCAGCTAGACGCGTTCTTGATAGTTCTAGTTCAACTACACAAAATCTTATCGACGCTACTAGTGTTTTACAAACAGAAATTAACAATGCAGCTAAAGATAAATCTGATTTTGACAGAGCTAATAGTAAATTAGTAGATGAATATGAAGATTTAAAGACCGCATTAGAACAAGAAACAACAATTTTAGAAACTGTTAAAGATGCAAAAGTTAAACTAGCACTAGTTGCTTTGTTTAAACAAGCTAAGAATATTGTTGATAAGACTCTAGTTCCTATTGATGGGAACTCTCCTGGAGTTATTCAGGTGACTATAGTTAGTGAAGGTCTTTCAAAATCAATTGCTGGACTTAAATTAGCGAATGTATTTGAAGGACTTAAAGGTCTTAATACGCTTAATAAAGGTCTTAAAGGTCTTAAAGCGCTAAAAGGTCTTAGACGAATGCGAATGAAAATGGGAATGGAATCATAA